From the Bacillus sp. E(2018) genome, the window TATCCTCTCTTACTAGATCCATATACTTTTTAATATGGTGAGGAGATTCAGATTCTTCTTCAAACTCTTCTTCTACAATGTACCACCAATCAAACATTTCAAGATAGATCAAATCAAAAATCATAATCCCGTGCGTCTTATCAACAGCCATCTGTAGAGCACGACGGAACGTTTCAGGATCATTGATATATTGGTTTAAATACAAACTGCCATAATTGAATGTCGAATAATTAAGCGCATCCATTACAATGTCTGCAGAACCTTCAACACTATGCCAGTCCGGGTTACCTGAAGCTACAGCCTCTTCTTTCGTTACATCGACAAAGTAGTTACCTGTCATAATAAAATCAAGCGTTTCCGCGTACCCTTTTTTGTGATAGTCAGGACTTGCCCAGTCATACTCTGGATAATGGGTACGACTTGCCCAGTTCACTCCTTCACTGTAATAGTCAGGGTACCATGAACCAACATACGTACTAAAGAACGTCTTTGGTTCTTTTTTGTGTATTAACTTTTCAGCTTTTTGGAAGAACGATTGGATGTTACCTGCTCGCCACTCGATCCACTTTTGATAAAGAGGACCAGGAACATTCACTTTCTCGTAATTCTCTACTTTAATTTCAAAAATATCTGATGGCCAGTTCTCTACTTTTTTCCCGATGTAAGCTTCGAACTTCTGGCGACTCAGATCACTAAAGTCCGCATAAATACTTGAGTATCTTGCACGGTCTAAAACGATTCCATCCACATCATAATTATCGATCAACTCTTCAATAATACTAAGTTCATATCGTTGAACGTCTTCTCGGATCGGATTTACGAATGTCGAATGAGAAGGTTTGTAGTCTTGACCTTTTACAAATTTTGTTTCCATGTCAGACACTGAAACTTGATCTCCAACTTTTAAGTGTTGAAGCACCCAATTTCGCGCAGTACCATTCGCAGAGATAACATATCCATTATCAGGTACCTTTACAGGAGCTGCACCAGTGGTGTTTCGATCGCTCACCTGAGTAATAACATCATCAGTAACTTGAACTTCTACTCCCCATCGGTTCGTAGGCGTTTCTTCGTACTTTGATGGTGTATAAAGAACCATATGATCTTGGCCACGAGTCGTATTAATTCCTGTTAGTTCTAAGGAAGAACCATCAGCAGCTTTTACTTTTTGTATGGCAGTATAATATGTAGTCTGCCACTCAGGGTGCTGCATCGCAGGACCGTCTTGGTACGTTGTGCTTGCTTCAGAAAACGTATTGATAGCAGCGTGAACCTTGATATTATGTTTTTTTGCTTCATTAATGACTGTCTGGAGAAGATCATAGTTGGCTGGATATCCTTGATAGCTAGGAATTTTTGATGTGCTGACGTGAGGGGCAATATCGCTGTTGTAGGCTACAAAACCAGTAGAATTTTTGATATCGAGAATAATCGTATCAAAATTAGCATTCGCGGTCTTCTCTACAATGTTTCGAACCTTTTCTGGTGTATCCAAGTTGAATAGGTTAGCTGAAAGATCGTACCAGAGAATCCTTGATTTTTTGTCATCTTTTTCAACCAATTTCGTTAACTCTTTGATCCGTTTTTTGTCATTGTCTTTTTTAGCCAGTGTAGTGTGAGGGCTCATCGTTGTGAGTATTAAGGTAAATGCGACCAACAAGAAAAAAATTCTTTTCATTCCTTATCCTCCCTTTTTTGTAATTATCTAAATACTAACATGATTCTATGTAGGCGGGTGGAGTTTTTCTCCTATTTAGTTCTTTAAAATGGAAAAAACCTTCTTTTTGACTAGTTGAGGTTTTTATGAACAGGACTGATGTACTAACAGGACACAGGATCTGAAGTGTGATGGTGCAGCTTATTAAAAAGAGCAGGAGAAAACCAAAATTTTATAGAAA encodes:
- a CDS encoding alpha amylase family protein, which codes for MKRIFFLLVAFTLILTTMSPHTTLAKKDNDKKRIKELTKLVEKDDKKSRILWYDLSANLFNLDTPEKVRNIVEKTANANFDTIILDIKNSTGFVAYNSDIAPHVSTSKIPSYQGYPANYDLLQTVINEAKKHNIKVHAAINTFSEASTTYQDGPAMQHPEWQTTYYTAIQKVKAADGSSLELTGINTTRGQDHMVLYTPSKYEETPTNRWGVEVQVTDDVITQVSDRNTTGAAPVKVPDNGYVISANGTARNWVLQHLKVGDQVSVSDMETKFVKGQDYKPSHSTFVNPIREDVQRYELSIIEELIDNYDVDGIVLDRARYSSIYADFSDLSRQKFEAYIGKKVENWPSDIFEIKVENYEKVNVPGPLYQKWIEWRAGNIQSFFQKAEKLIHKKEPKTFFSTYVGSWYPDYYSEGVNWASRTHYPEYDWASPDYHKKGYAETLDFIMTGNYFVDVTKEEAVASGNPDWHSVEGSADIVMDALNYSTFNYGSLYLNQYINDPETFRRALQMAVDKTHGIMIFDLIYLEMFDWWYIVEEEFEEESESPHHIKKYMDLVREDK